The Desulfocurvus vexinensis DSM 17965 genome includes a window with the following:
- the flgL gene encoding flagellar hook-associated protein FlgL, translating to MRITNSMVYTSVIRNTNAALARYYALNEQNASEKRINRPSDDPAGTATVLSLRNHLAVLEQYQKNIDMASAALAAADDALGTVSELITSAKELAEQGATGTLSASQREILAEEVRQLMEQMLTQANTEYLGDSIFAGQRTDGSAYVLTLAADVAGPTLAGADVLAVSGDATHTVQVEFLDSGTVGGAADLGYRWSADGGTTWTTATLAAGDTTLTLGSCSVTLASGAAVSGEADAAGQSTLTVRPAALYQGDAKDGAVVRHAGSSPVNATASGVFASKVVVRIDADADLGSAIAYSYSTDGGASWVTGNSATGGVLTVPGGTLTLTAGGGTDLYAGDQFTLVPEEADIAVAVSDGTSVVVNNVGKDIFGGLYQAVGSTQASAVSGGNLFETMGRLVAALETNDMDAVAQCLVDLDTAQETVLRGAASVGARESRLASIEAALVLRKESDTQLMSAIEDADLVTLMTKLQAAQTAYTSVVETSAEIMTLSMVDLL from the coding sequence GTGCGTATCACCAACAGCATGGTCTACACGTCGGTCATCCGCAACACCAACGCCGCCCTGGCGCGCTACTATGCCCTGAACGAGCAGAACGCCTCGGAGAAGCGCATCAACCGCCCCAGCGACGACCCGGCGGGCACCGCCACGGTGCTTTCACTGCGCAATCATCTGGCCGTCCTGGAGCAGTACCAGAAGAACATCGACATGGCCTCGGCGGCCCTGGCCGCCGCAGACGACGCCCTGGGCACCGTCAGCGAGCTGATCACCAGCGCCAAGGAGTTGGCCGAGCAGGGCGCCACGGGCACCCTTTCCGCCTCCCAGCGCGAGATACTCGCCGAGGAGGTCCGCCAGCTCATGGAGCAGATGCTGACCCAGGCCAACACCGAGTATCTGGGCGACAGCATCTTCGCGGGCCAGCGCACCGACGGTTCGGCGTATGTGCTGACCCTGGCGGCGGACGTAGCGGGGCCGACCCTGGCCGGGGCCGACGTGCTGGCGGTTTCCGGCGACGCCACGCACACGGTGCAGGTGGAATTCCTGGATTCGGGCACCGTGGGCGGCGCGGCAGACCTTGGATACCGCTGGTCCGCTGACGGCGGCACCACCTGGACCACCGCCACCCTGGCCGCCGGGGACACGACCCTGACCCTGGGCTCCTGTTCCGTGACCCTGGCCTCGGGCGCCGCCGTCAGCGGCGAGGCCGACGCCGCCGGGCAGAGCACGCTCACCGTGCGCCCCGCCGCCCTGTACCAGGGCGACGCCAAGGACGGCGCCGTGGTGCGCCATGCGGGCAGCTCTCCGGTGAATGCCACGGCCAGCGGCGTCTTCGCCTCCAAGGTCGTGGTGCGCATCGACGCCGACGCGGACCTGGGCTCAGCCATCGCCTATTCCTACAGCACCGACGGCGGCGCCTCGTGGGTCACGGGCAACTCGGCCACCGGGGGCGTGCTCACCGTGCCCGGCGGCACCCTGACCCTGACCGCTGGCGGCGGCACCGACCTCTACGCGGGCGACCAGTTCACCCTGGTGCCCGAAGAGGCGGACATTGCCGTGGCCGTGTCCGACGGCACTTCGGTGGTCGTCAACAACGTGGGCAAGGACATCTTCGGCGGGCTCTACCAGGCCGTGGGCAGCACCCAGGCCAGCGCCGTGTCCGGCGGCAACCTCTTCGAGACCATGGGCAGGCTCGTGGCCGCCCTGGAGACCAACGACATGGATGCCGTGGCCCAGTGCCTGGTGGATCTGGACACAGCCCAGGAGACGGTTTTGCGCGGCGCGGCAAGCGTTGGCGCCCGCGAGTCCCGCCTGGCGAGCATCGAGGCCGCTTTAGTCCTGCGCAAGGAGTCCGATACCCAGCTCATGAGCGCCATCGAGGACGCCGACCTGGTGACGCTGATGACCAAGCTCCAGGCGGCCCAGACTGCCTATACCTCGGTGGTGGAAACCTCCGCCGAGATCATGACCCTGTCCATGGTGGACCTGCTCTAG
- a CDS encoding flagellar hook protein FlgE codes for MSVMSTMYTGIAGMLTSSTGMSVVSNNLANTSTVGFKGSKITFEDTFYQAINSAQGVSQVGTGVTVSAIYGDFSQGAYETTTSATDLAINGNGYFQLINPVNGAVYYTRAGDFTFDSSGYLVDAHGYNVQGWVVDDEGNPVGATTNVRIDSSQSPPSATSSVSMLFNLDSTAEDCCVDTDNPFFAMFSAWNGTQDTPLGSALYSYQNSITVYDENGASHTLTIYFDKVGDDTYTDGTAGTSVWEFIVTCDPSEDGRTIDGTALSTTSAAGLLMTGTMTFSSSGEMKGMTAYTLASGASGNMSNLANWTPADFSDDGFPVFTANFTGAENASATGEANAQPIELNLGMGTKNITGTGWSATMAATAAAVGTSYANVGNYLEPDLQTSSTTSYDSSTTTRTQAQDGYTSGYLLEISVDTNGVITGRYSNGQIEDLWVVALCSFANQDGLQRQGGNLFSQTRDSGEAIMGTPGTSSLGTISSNTLEQSNVDMATQMVQMITLQRVYDGSSKIITTANEMLQTVIGLKR; via the coding sequence ATGAGCGTCATGAGCACCATGTACACCGGCATCGCCGGCATGCTCACTTCGAGCACGGGCATGTCCGTGGTCAGCAACAACCTGGCCAACACCAGCACCGTGGGCTTCAAGGGGTCCAAGATCACCTTCGAGGACACCTTCTACCAGGCCATCAACTCCGCCCAGGGCGTGAGCCAGGTGGGCACGGGCGTCACCGTGTCGGCCATCTACGGCGACTTCTCCCAGGGCGCCTACGAGACCACCACCAGCGCCACGGATTTGGCCATCAACGGCAACGGCTATTTCCAGCTCATCAACCCGGTCAACGGCGCGGTGTACTACACCCGCGCGGGCGACTTCACCTTCGACAGCAGCGGCTACCTGGTGGACGCCCACGGCTACAACGTCCAGGGCTGGGTGGTGGACGACGAGGGCAACCCCGTTGGCGCCACCACGAACGTCCGGATCGACAGCTCCCAGTCGCCGCCCAGCGCCACCAGCAGCGTGAGCATGCTCTTTAACCTCGACTCCACCGCCGAAGACTGCTGCGTGGACACCGACAACCCGTTCTTCGCCATGTTCTCGGCCTGGAACGGCACGCAGGACACCCCCCTGGGCTCCGCGCTGTATTCCTACCAGAACTCCATCACCGTCTACGACGAGAACGGCGCCTCGCACACCCTGACCATCTACTTCGACAAGGTCGGCGACGACACCTACACCGACGGCACGGCTGGCACCAGCGTGTGGGAATTCATCGTCACCTGCGACCCCTCCGAGGACGGGCGGACCATCGACGGCACGGCCCTGTCCACGACCTCGGCGGCGGGCCTGCTGATGACGGGCACCATGACCTTCAGCTCCTCGGGCGAGATGAAGGGCATGACCGCCTACACCCTGGCCAGCGGCGCCTCGGGCAACATGAGCAACCTGGCCAACTGGACCCCGGCGGACTTCTCCGACGACGGCTTCCCCGTTTTCACCGCCAACTTCACGGGCGCGGAGAACGCCAGCGCCACCGGCGAGGCCAACGCCCAGCCCATCGAGCTGAACCTGGGCATGGGTACCAAGAACATCACCGGCACGGGCTGGAGCGCGACCATGGCCGCCACGGCGGCAGCCGTGGGCACCAGCTACGCCAACGTGGGCAACTACCTGGAGCCCGACCTGCAAACCTCGTCCACCACCAGCTACGACTCGTCCACCACCACGCGCACCCAGGCCCAGGACGGCTACACCTCGGGCTACCTGCTGGAGATCAGCGTGGACACCAACGGCGTCATCACCGGGCGCTACTCCAACGGGCAGATCGAGGACCTGTGGGTCGTGGCCCTGTGCAGCTTCGCCAACCAGGACGGCTTGCAGCGCCAGGGCGGCAACCTCTTCTCCCAGACCCGCGACTCCGGCGAGGCCATCATGGGCACCCCCGGCACGTCCAGCCTGGGCACCATCAGCTCCAACACCCTGGAACAGTCCAACGTGGATATGGCCACCCAGATGGTCCAGATGATTACCCTGCAGCGCGTCTACGACGGCAGCAGCAAAATCATCACCACGGCCAACGAGATGCTCCAGACGGTGATCGGGCTCAAGCGCTAG
- the fliD gene encoding flagellar filament capping protein FliD, whose amino-acid sequence MAEYSSGAIYFTGLGNGTDFDSIIEATMTAESFRLTQLESWRDTWAEKVEVLQELNTELLALRTALKAMDTKAEFVTMDVSVSDSSALTVTATGDADVANHTVVVGQLACNDIWVNSATGEASSSDSITDTDATMTYSYGGQEYTIDVPAGTTLSGLVNIINNNTLSNSGVRAAVLNDGSAYHLQLYGMDQGADNAVAITDCSIEGYAPEDFENTQVAKNAWLKVDGYPSGEDQWIERATNTVTDLLDGLTLNLRGVSSSGGVSVSVAVDTDAMYETIVSFMDSLNTIYALIDELTAVSDEGESVEGSIMTGNYGVDMIKQNLKSITASRALGFSYYDEATGSGDLFTSLAQIGIVTDTDESSETFGMLVLDTDPGAGLTLIQALAEDPLAVADLFVADNEGVSMSSDFGHVSNISGITEPGDHEVAYEISGGAIIAATINGEAATVSGNSITGAAGTAAAGMVLQVHTMDDGSYTGTVRIKQGTIAEMVASLANITDSESGILNIIADNYQTIVDNTEKRIAEEEARLELKERTLRTMYAKLEATLSSYESLDTSLDSLIDQLPSTSS is encoded by the coding sequence ATGGCCGAATACTCCTCGGGAGCCATCTATTTCACGGGCCTTGGCAACGGCACGGACTTCGATTCCATCATCGAAGCGACCATGACCGCCGAGAGCTTCCGGCTGACGCAGCTCGAGAGCTGGCGCGACACCTGGGCCGAGAAGGTCGAGGTGCTCCAGGAACTGAACACGGAGCTGCTTGCCCTGCGCACGGCCCTCAAGGCCATGGACACCAAGGCCGAGTTCGTGACCATGGACGTGTCGGTCTCCGACTCCAGCGCGCTGACGGTGACGGCCACGGGCGACGCCGACGTGGCCAACCACACCGTGGTCGTCGGGCAGTTGGCCTGCAACGACATCTGGGTCAACTCAGCCACCGGCGAGGCGTCCTCTTCGGACTCCATCACCGACACCGACGCGACCATGACCTATTCCTACGGCGGGCAGGAGTACACCATCGACGTGCCCGCGGGCACCACCCTGTCCGGGCTGGTGAACATCATCAACAACAACACCCTGTCCAACTCCGGGGTGCGCGCGGCGGTGCTCAACGACGGCAGCGCCTACCATCTGCAACTCTACGGCATGGACCAGGGCGCGGACAACGCCGTGGCCATCACCGACTGCTCCATCGAGGGCTACGCCCCCGAGGACTTCGAGAACACCCAGGTCGCCAAGAACGCCTGGCTCAAGGTGGACGGCTACCCCTCGGGCGAGGACCAGTGGATCGAGCGCGCCACCAACACCGTGACCGACCTGCTGGACGGGCTGACGCTCAACCTGCGCGGGGTGTCCAGCTCCGGCGGGGTCAGCGTGTCCGTGGCCGTGGACACCGACGCCATGTACGAGACCATCGTCTCGTTCATGGACTCGCTCAACACCATCTACGCGCTCATCGACGAACTCACCGCCGTGAGCGACGAAGGCGAAAGCGTGGAAGGCTCGATCATGACCGGCAACTACGGCGTGGACATGATCAAGCAGAACCTCAAGAGCATCACGGCCTCCAGGGCCCTGGGCTTCAGCTACTACGACGAGGCCACCGGCAGCGGCGATCTGTTCACCAGCCTGGCGCAGATCGGCATCGTCACCGACACCGACGAGAGTTCCGAGACCTTCGGCATGCTCGTCCTGGACACCGACCCCGGGGCGGGCCTGACCCTGATCCAGGCCCTGGCCGAGGACCCCCTGGCCGTGGCCGACCTGTTCGTGGCCGACAACGAGGGCGTGTCCATGTCTTCGGACTTCGGGCATGTGTCCAATATCTCGGGCATCACCGAGCCCGGGGACCACGAGGTGGCCTACGAGATTTCGGGCGGGGCCATCATCGCGGCGACCATCAACGGCGAGGCCGCGACGGTCAGCGGCAATAGCATTACCGGCGCCGCGGGCACCGCCGCCGCAGGCATGGTCCTGCAGGTCCACACCATGGATGACGGCAGCTATACGGGCACGGTGCGCATCAAGCAGGGTACCATTGCCGAGATGGTGGCCTCCCTGGCCAACATCACCGATTCCGAAAGCGGCATCCTGAACATCATCGCCGACAACTACCAGACCATCGTTGACAACACCGAAAAGCGTATTGCCGAGGAGGAGGCCCGCCTGGAACTCAAGGAGCGCACCCTGCGCACCATGTATGCCAAGCTGGAGGCGACCCTGTCGTCCTACGAGAGTCTGGACACCTCCCTGGATTCGCTCATCGACCAGTTGCCGAGCACCAGCAGTTGA
- a CDS encoding flagellar hook assembly protein FlgD, which translates to MYVDVTSYLNSTYDSTLTDTTASSELGKDAFLELLIAQLQWQDPLDPLDDTEMVAQLAQFSSLESLQEMNTQLDSLTELLTSQISLSAASYIGKEVEAAGSSMSKSGDSISTVTYTLGADSASTYAYVFDTTGNIVASVDLGAQTSGDHTFVWDGKDSDGDEAADGQYAIAFLAETEDGESFYASAQVSGLVTSVYQENGTVMLGLSDGRTVALSNVTKVVDSSLVASLSDDGDDE; encoded by the coding sequence ATGTACGTTGACGTCACCTCGTATCTGAACTCGACCTACGACTCCACGCTCACCGACACCACGGCGTCCAGCGAGCTGGGCAAGGACGCCTTCCTCGAACTGCTCATCGCCCAGCTCCAGTGGCAGGACCCGCTGGACCCCCTGGACGACACGGAGATGGTCGCCCAGCTTGCGCAGTTCTCCAGCCTGGAGTCGCTCCAGGAGATGAACACCCAGCTCGATTCGCTGACCGAGCTGCTCACCAGCCAGATTTCCCTGAGCGCCGCGAGCTACATCGGCAAGGAGGTCGAGGCTGCGGGCTCGTCCATGAGCAAAAGCGGCGATTCCATCAGCACCGTGACCTACACCCTGGGCGCCGACTCGGCCAGCACCTACGCCTACGTCTTCGACACGACGGGCAACATCGTTGCCAGCGTGGACCTCGGCGCCCAGACCAGCGGCGACCACACCTTCGTCTGGGACGGCAAGGACTCCGACGGCGACGAGGCCGCCGACGGCCAGTACGCCATCGCCTTCCTGGCCGAAACCGAGGACGGCGAGAGCTTCTATGCCAGCGCCCAGGTCTCGGGCCTGGTCACCTCGGTCTACCAGGAGAACGGCACGGTCATGCTCGGCCTGTCCGACGGGCGCACCGTGGCCCTGTCCAACGTGACCAAGGTCGTGGATTCGAGCCTCGTGGCCTCGTTGTCCGACGACGGCGACGACGAATAA
- the tdh gene encoding L-threonine 3-dehydrogenase, translating to MTTMKALVKAEARPGIWMQDVPVPEIGPNDVLVRVKKTAICGTDVHIFNWDQWAQKTIPVPMVVGHEFMGTVQAVGAEVRGVAPGDRVSAEGHVTCGHCRNCRAGRRHLCRNAVGIGVNRPGCFAELVCVPAANIFRLPDSVPDEVAAILDPLGNAVHTALSFDLVGEDVLITGAGPIGAMAVAVCRHVGARHVVVTDLNPYRLDLARSMGATRAVDVGREDLGAVMAELGMTEGFDVGLEMSGSPAAFKSLLALMNHGGKVALLGILPGETAIDWDQVVFKGLLLKGIYGREMFETWYKMATMLQSGLDVAPAITHRFTADEFAKAFEVMRSGRSGKVILDWT from the coding sequence ATGACGACCATGAAAGCCCTGGTCAAGGCCGAGGCCCGGCCCGGCATCTGGATGCAGGACGTGCCCGTACCCGAGATCGGACCCAACGACGTGCTGGTGCGCGTGAAGAAAACCGCCATCTGCGGCACGGACGTGCACATCTTCAACTGGGACCAGTGGGCGCAAAAGACCATTCCCGTGCCCATGGTCGTGGGCCACGAGTTCATGGGCACGGTGCAGGCCGTGGGCGCCGAGGTGCGCGGCGTGGCCCCGGGGGACCGCGTGTCCGCCGAGGGGCACGTCACCTGCGGGCACTGCCGCAACTGCCGCGCGGGCAGACGCCACCTGTGCCGCAACGCCGTGGGCATCGGCGTGAACCGCCCGGGCTGCTTCGCCGAGCTGGTCTGCGTGCCCGCCGCCAACATCTTCCGCCTGCCCGACAGCGTGCCCGACGAGGTGGCGGCCATCCTCGACCCGCTGGGCAACGCGGTGCACACGGCCCTGTCCTTCGACCTCGTGGGCGAGGACGTGCTCATCACCGGCGCCGGGCCCATCGGGGCCATGGCCGTGGCCGTCTGCCGCCATGTAGGCGCGCGCCACGTGGTCGTCACCGATCTGAACCCCTACCGCCTCGACCTGGCGCGTAGCATGGGCGCCACGCGCGCCGTGGACGTCGGCCGCGAGGACCTGGGCGCCGTCATGGCCGAGCTGGGCATGACCGAGGGCTTCGACGTGGGCCTGGAGATGAGCGGCAGCCCGGCGGCCTTCAAGAGCCTGCTGGCGCTGATGAACCACGGCGGCAAGGTCGCCCTGCTGGGCATCCTGCCCGGCGAGACGGCCATCGACTGGGACCAGGTGGTCTTCAAGGGCCTCTTGCTCAAGGGCATCTACGGCCGCGAGATGTTCGAGACCTGGTACAAGATGGCGACCATGCTCCAGAGCGGGCTGGACGTGGCCCCGGCCATCACCCACCGTTTTACGGCGGACGAGTTCGCCAAGGCATTCGAGGTCATGCGTTCCGGCAGGTCCGGAAAGGTGATCCTCGACTGGACGTAG
- a CDS encoding flagellin, whose protein sequence is MSLVINHNLMAMNAARNLDQAYGKLSTSTRRLSSGLRIGTAADDAAGLAIRELMRADISTLNQGVRNANDAISMIQTADGALQVIDEKLIRMKELAEQAATGTYNSDQRLIIDSEYQAMASEITRIAMATDFNGIQLLDGTLSGMEANHDGSGLSSVGPLKIHFGTGNDSSEDYYYVRIGECTASAFGLGNSADPASAGYTISTQESAQLTLDAINEAIISKDNIRAHLGAMQNRLSNTISNLEIQAENLQAAESRISDVDVATEMTEFTRQQIITQSATAMLAQANSLPQLALQLLGG, encoded by the coding sequence ATGTCGCTCGTCATCAACCATAACCTCATGGCCATGAACGCGGCCAGAAACCTCGACCAGGCCTACGGCAAGCTCAGTACGTCCACCCGCCGCCTGTCCTCGGGCCTGCGCATCGGCACCGCCGCAGACGACGCCGCAGGTCTGGCCATCCGCGAGCTGATGCGCGCGGACATCTCGACCCTGAACCAGGGCGTGCGCAACGCCAACGACGCCATCTCCATGATCCAGACCGCCGACGGCGCACTGCAGGTCATCGACGAGAAGCTGATCCGCATGAAGGAGCTGGCCGAACAGGCGGCCACGGGCACCTACAATTCCGACCAACGCCTGATCATCGACTCCGAATACCAGGCCATGGCCTCGGAAATCACGCGCATCGCCATGGCCACGGACTTCAACGGCATCCAGCTGCTGGACGGCACCCTCTCGGGCATGGAGGCCAACCACGACGGCTCGGGGCTGTCCTCCGTGGGCCCGCTGAAGATCCACTTCGGCACGGGCAACGATTCCAGCGAGGACTACTACTATGTGCGCATCGGCGAGTGCACGGCCTCGGCCTTCGGCCTGGGCAACTCCGCCGACCCCGCCAGCGCCGGGTACACCATCTCCACCCAGGAGTCCGCCCAGCTGACCCTGGACGCCATCAACGAAGCCATCATCTCCAAGGACAACATCCGCGCCCACCTGGGCGCCATGCAGAACCGGCTGTCCAACACCATCTCCAACCTGGAAATCCAGGCCGAAAACCTCCAGGCCGCCGAATCGCGCATCTCCGACGTGGACGTGGCCACGGAGATGACCGAGTTCACGCGCCAGCAGATCATCACCCAGTCGGCCACGGCCATGCTGGCCCAGGCCAACAGCCTGCCGCAGCTGGCCCTGCAGTTGCTGGGCGGCTAA
- a CDS encoding flagellin: protein MSLVINHNLNAMTAARNLGTAYSALSVSTRKLSSGLRIGEAADDAAGLAIRELMRSDIASLNQGVRNANDAISLIQTADGALGVIDEKLIRMKELAEQAATGTYNSDQRLIIDSEYQAMASEITRIANATDFNGIYLLNGNLSGSASSFDGSGLVSSGPLKVHFGTSNDSAEDYYYVQINSATASALGVGNAADPTSDGYSISTQEGAQKALDAINEAIVSKDNIRANLGAVQNRLENTVSNLSIQAENLQAAESRISDVDVATEMTEFTRQQIITQSATAMLAQANSMSQLALQLLG, encoded by the coding sequence ATGTCACTGGTCATCAACCACAACCTGAACGCCATGACGGCGGCCCGCAACCTCGGCACGGCCTATTCGGCCCTTTCCGTCTCCACCCGCAAGCTGTCTTCGGGTCTGCGCATCGGCGAGGCCGCCGACGACGCCGCCGGCCTGGCCATCCGCGAGTTGATGCGCTCGGACATCGCGTCGCTGAACCAGGGCGTGCGCAACGCCAACGACGCCATCTCGCTGATCCAGACCGCCGACGGCGCCCTGGGCGTCATCGACGAAAAGCTGATCCGCATGAAGGAGCTGGCCGAGCAGGCGGCCACGGGTACCTACAACTCCGACCAGCGCCTGATCATCGACTCCGAGTACCAGGCTATGGCCTCGGAAATCACCCGTATCGCCAACGCCACGGACTTCAACGGCATCTACCTGCTCAACGGCAACCTCTCCGGCTCCGCCAGCAGCTTCGACGGCTCGGGTCTGGTGTCCTCCGGCCCGCTCAAGGTCCACTTCGGCACCTCCAACGACAGCGCCGAGGACTACTACTACGTGCAGATCAACTCGGCCACGGCCTCGGCCCTGGGCGTGGGCAACGCTGCGGACCCCACCAGCGACGGCTACAGCATCTCCACCCAGGAGGGCGCGCAGAAGGCCCTGGACGCCATCAACGAGGCCATCGTTTCCAAGGACAACATCCGCGCCAACCTGGGCGCCGTCCAGAACCGCCTGGAGAACACCGTCTCCAACCTGTCCATCCAGGCCGAAAACCTCCAGGCGGCCGAGTCGCGCATCTCCGACGTGGACGTGGCCACGGAGATGACCGAGTTCACGCGCCAGCAGATCATCACCCAGTCGGCCACGGCCATGCTGGCCCAGGCCAACAGCATGTCGCAGCTGGCCCTGCAGTTGCTGGGGTAG
- the flgK gene encoding flagellar hook-associated protein FlgK, translating to MADSLLTIGGNTLSVAQYALSVYSNNVANASTEGYRRQTVSLADTQYLTTSGGLVGTGVSVAELQRCFDTYVERQFLAQSASAARWETASSWLTSIENVFNQSSESGLDAALTNWFSAWETVTQYPSDLAVREALNAATSTLTTVLCDMSGDLARQEELINEAIEQGVDEANALITRLGEVNKSLIASPGDNGLLNERDALVRSLAELVDVNVVYKGNGQVTVFLGSGQTLVDGASTFELRYEGPKAWSSLTAASTFDGAVYFDGSSSNEITLQVVSAGSADGGAGAATYRVSYDGGKTWLTDASGNVQLFTADDASGAVTVDGVQIWFGATGDSGAAASGALAKGDTFTVMAKSGVYWYENTSSFMNVTSVSSAGTDNTSRLTGGSLAGLLTTRDQSLGTWQSELDALAASIIWETNFAHSQGAGLTNFTSVTGTYAATDSSAVLADSGLAFAGRVQSGALSIALYDAASGEALGVTDLDFSSIVPPGVAVFDPAVHSLDDVAAAVNASFPGQLTATVTNGVLSLSAADGVEFQFAGDSSGLLAALGINTYFTGSDASNIALNPLVSDPSRVNATTVDATGDANAGGNATATAIAALADKSVTVTTSAGASRTSSLQDYFGTLVSKAGSGASTAKFNTTYYTALADALYDQQESIGGVNLDEELIRIEQFQRMYQVASTMIQTSMEMFETLIALKS from the coding sequence ATGGCCGACAGCCTGCTGACCATCGGCGGCAACACGCTCAGCGTGGCCCAGTACGCCCTGAGCGTCTATTCCAACAACGTCGCCAACGCGAGCACCGAGGGCTACCGCCGCCAGACGGTGAGCCTTGCCGATACCCAGTACCTGACCACCAGCGGCGGGCTGGTGGGCACCGGGGTCAGCGTCGCGGAGCTGCAACGCTGCTTCGACACCTATGTGGAGCGCCAGTTCCTGGCCCAGAGCGCCAGCGCCGCGCGCTGGGAAACGGCTTCGAGCTGGCTGACCAGCATCGAGAACGTCTTCAACCAGTCCTCGGAGTCGGGGCTGGACGCGGCCCTGACCAACTGGTTCTCCGCCTGGGAAACCGTGACCCAGTATCCGTCCGACCTGGCCGTGCGCGAGGCGCTCAACGCCGCCACCAGTACCCTGACCACCGTGCTCTGCGACATGAGCGGCGACCTGGCCCGCCAGGAGGAGCTCATCAACGAGGCCATCGAACAGGGCGTGGACGAGGCCAACGCCCTGATCACGCGCCTGGGCGAGGTCAACAAGAGCCTCATCGCCAGCCCCGGCGACAACGGCCTGCTCAACGAGCGCGACGCGCTGGTGCGCAGCCTCGCCGAGCTGGTGGACGTGAACGTCGTCTACAAGGGCAACGGGCAGGTCACGGTGTTCCTGGGCTCGGGGCAGACCCTGGTGGACGGCGCGTCCACCTTCGAGCTGCGCTACGAGGGACCCAAGGCGTGGTCGTCGCTGACCGCGGCCTCGACCTTCGACGGCGCCGTGTATTTCGACGGCTCCTCGTCCAACGAGATCACCTTGCAGGTGGTCAGCGCGGGCAGCGCCGACGGCGGCGCGGGTGCGGCCACCTATCGCGTGTCCTACGACGGCGGCAAGACCTGGCTCACCGACGCGAGCGGCAACGTGCAGCTGTTCACCGCCGACGACGCCAGCGGCGCCGTGACCGTGGACGGCGTGCAGATCTGGTTCGGCGCCACGGGCGACTCCGGCGCGGCGGCCTCGGGGGCCCTGGCCAAGGGCGACACCTTCACCGTCATGGCCAAGAGCGGGGTCTACTGGTACGAGAACACCTCGTCCTTCATGAACGTGACCAGCGTGTCCAGCGCGGGCACGGACAACACCTCGCGCCTGACCGGCGGCAGCCTGGCCGGGCTGCTGACCACGCGCGACCAGTCCCTGGGCACCTGGCAGAGCGAGCTGGACGCCCTGGCCGCCTCGATCATCTGGGAGACCAACTTCGCCCACAGCCAGGGCGCGGGGCTGACGAACTTCACTTCCGTCACCGGCACCTACGCCGCCACGGATTCCTCCGCAGTCCTGGCCGACAGCGGCCTGGCCTTCGCGGGCCGGGTCCAGTCCGGCGCGCTGTCCATCGCCCTGTACGACGCCGCCAGCGGTGAGGCCCTGGGCGTGACGGACCTGGACTTCTCCTCCATCGTGCCTCCGGGTGTGGCCGTGTTCGACCCGGCGGTGCACTCCCTGGACGACGTGGCCGCCGCCGTCAACGCCAGCTTCCCGGGCCAGCTCACGGCCACGGTGACCAACGGCGTACTGAGCCTTTCCGCCGCCGACGGCGTGGAGTTCCAGTTCGCCGGGGATTCCAGCGGGCTTCTGGCCGCCCTGGGCATCAATACCTACTTCACGGGCTCCGACGCCTCGAACATCGCCCTGAACCCGCTGGTCTCCGACCCCTCGCGGGTCAACGCCACGACGGTGGACGCCACGGGCGACGCCAACGCGGGCGGCAACGCCACGGCCACGGCCATCGCGGCCCTGGCCGACAAGAGCGTGACCGTGACCACCAGCGCGGGCGCCTCGCGCACCTCCTCGCTTCAGGACTATTTCGGCACCCTGGTCTCCAAGGCCGGCTCCGGAGCCTCTACGGCGAAGTTCAACACCACCTACTACACCGCCCTGGCCGATGCCCTCTACGACCAGCAGGAGTCCATCGGCGGCGTAAACCTCGACGAGGAGCTGATCCGCATCGAGCAGTTCCAGCGCATGTACCAGGTGGCATCGACCATGATCCAGACATCCATGGAAATGTTCGAAACGCTCATCGCGTTGAAGTCCTAG